The Deltaproteobacteria bacterium nucleotide sequence GCCGGTCGGGGCCGGTGGTTTCCATCAAACCCTTTATAAAGAAAAAGGTCGGGGTGGTGGTGACTGGATCGGAAGTTTATAAAGGCCGGGTCAAAAACGGTTTTGATGATTGGGTGGGTAACAAATTGATCTCTTATGACTGTGAAATCGCCCATCGGGCCGTCGTACCGGATAAAACCGTTCGCATTTCCGGGGCCATCAAGGAAATGCTGGAATCCGGTTGTGACCTGATCATCACCACCGGGGGGATGTCCATCGACCCTGATGACGTCACCCGCCAAGGGATCCGCCAGGCCGGAGCCCGGATCATTTTTTACGGGACGCCGGTCCTGCCCGGGGCCATGTTCCTTTATGCCCGTATCGAAAAAATTCCTTTGATGGGACTTCCGGCCTGTGTGTTCTATCATAAAGTTACGATGTTCGATTTGGTCCTGCCTTTGATCCTGGCCGGCGAGGAACCGACTCGAAAAGAGATCGCCGCCATGGGGCATGGCGGCCTGTGCCGTAACTGTCCGGAATGTCATTATCCGGTCTGTCCTTTCGGGAAGGCCGGGGCTTAGTTCGGAAATATCTTCAGGGGTCGGGGATTAGGGGTCGGGGGTCGGTTAAAGAATAGAGTTGCAGGATGCAAGATGCAAGTTTCAAGGGGAAAACCAACTTTACTTCGACATTCGATATTCTCATTTTTTATTGACGCCCCAAAGGGGCATGAGGGGTTTGTATGAAATTATC carries:
- a CDS encoding molybdopterin-binding protein yields the protein MKKVNVKKAVGMVLGHDLTRIIPGTFKGVAFKKGHIIQPEDIPALLDLGKETIFVLDIPPGQLHENDAAERLAEALRGDHITVQGPAEGKISLISRISGLLKIRVADLTRINLIPDIIVSTLHNNTVCQAGDTVAATRIIPLTIDERKINRAEAICSRSGPVVSIKPFIKKKVGVVVTGSEVYKGRVKNGFDDWVGNKLISYDCEIAHRAVVPDKTVRISGAIKEMLESGCDLIITTGGMSIDPDDVTRQGIRQAGARIIFYGTPVLPGAMFLYARIEKIPLMGLPACVFYHKVTMFDLVLPLILAGEEPTRKEIAAMGHGGLCRNCPECHYPVCPFGKAGA